From Ignavibacterium sp.:
AATGAAGCGGATAATTCATTCCTTCTGCTTCCATTTTGTTAACAAGAAGCCGATATGCCTGAACCATAACTTGCGGATTACTCGCTTTCATCGAAAGAACAATGTTATGATATCCTTCATCTTCACATATTCTTAAAAACTCAAGTGCACTCTCGACCATTCCAAGAGGAGTATCTCCATAACGACTCATAATTCTATCTGATAATGAGCCGTGATTTGTTCCGATTCGCATCGCAGTTCCATACTCTTTACAAATACGAACTAAAGGAACAAACTTTTCCCGGATTCTTTCAAGTTCAGCCTCGTATTCTGCATCAGTGTATTCAATCAGTTCAAATTTTTTCTTATCTACATAATTGCCGGGATTGATGCGAACTTTCTCAACAATTCTTGCGGCAAGTTCAGCAGCATTTGGAGTAAAGTGAATGTCAGCAATCAACGGCACATTATAACCTCTTTTGCGAAGTTCTTTCTTAATATTTTCAAGATTGCGTGCTTCATTTATACTTGGTGCGGTTATTCTAACATACTCACAACCAGCTTCAACCATTCTTATTGTCTGGGCAACCGTAGCTTCCGTATTCATTGTGTCGGTAGTTGTCATTGACTGAATACGGATTGGATTGTTTCCACCTAAAGGAATATCACCGATATAAACTTCTCTGGTTTTATATCTTGAATATTTAGTAAGACTATTGCAATATTTTTTCAGATTTTCAATTTTAGTTTCCATACAGCTATTAAAACCTTAAAATTATAAAAATAGTTTCAACCAGTAATTAAAATATCGTTCAACTGAAAAATGGCAATTATTCATTTAATTTTTGGCAAATATAAATAGAATTGACACGATGCAGAAAACCGAAAATTAGTGAGCTTCAAACTTTGTATATTTGAGATATGAGAATATCCGAATCTAAAATAGAAGAAATAAGAAATGCTGCAAATATTGTTGATGTTGTTTCCGAATATGTGCAGTTGAGAAAAAGAGGAAGAAACTATATCGGACTTTGCCCGTTTCATTCCGAAAAAACACCATCTTTCACTGTAAGTGATGAAAAACAAATTTATCATTGCTTTGGTTGTCACAACGGCGGAAATGTTTTCAAGTTTCTGATGGAGTATAAAAAAATTTCTTTTGTAGAAGCTGTTCAGGAACTCGCCGAGCAATTGGGAATTGAACTGAACTATGATGATTCAATCCCTGAAGGTCAATCAGAGCAGGAAATTCTTTTTGACATTAACACAGAAGTAGCAAGATATTTTTCAAACAACCTTTTGAATGATGATGAAGGCCAGATAGCGAGAGATTATTTTCAGAAACGAAATATAAAAGTTCAAACGATGAGAGCATTCGGATTAGGTTATGCACTCAACGGATGGGAAAATCTTGTAAGCTTTCTTAAACAAAAAAATATTGATTTGGAAAAAGCTCTTCAGCTCGGGTTGATTGGCAGAAACAAGGATGGAAGAGTTTATGATAAACTTGCCGGCAGAATAATCTTTCCGATTTTCTCTCCGAACGGAAGGGTTGTTGCCTTTGCCGGAAGAAAACTTCGCGAAGATGATACAGGTGCCAAATACATAAATTCACCTGAATCAATAATCTATGTAAAAGGCAGAGTTTTATACGGACTTTCATTTGCAAAGGATGAGATACGAAAACTTGATAAAGCAATCATTGTTGAAGGTTATATGGATTTGATTTCTCTTTATCAGGCGGGAATTAAAAATGTTGTTGCTGTTTCGGGAACAGCACTCACTGATGAGCAGGCACAACTACTTTCCCGTTATACCAAAAATGTTGTTCTTCTTTTTGATGCAGATACCGCTGGAATAGCTGCTTCTATGAGAAGCATTGAAATACTTTTACGAAAAGATTTTGATGTTAAGATTGCAACACTTCCATCAGGCGAGGACCCTGATTCATTCGTTAATAAATACGGTAAAGAAGAATTTGAAGAGACGATAAAAAGAGCAGAGAATTTTCTTGAGTATCAGACAGCTTATTATGAAAAACAGGGAATGTTTGACGATCCGACAAAAGCTGCTGAAGCAATTCGTGATCTCGTTAAACCGATTGCAATAATTGATGATGAATTAAAGAGGAATCTTCTCATCAAAACCATATCGAAGAAATTTAATTTACGAGAAAAGCTGCTTGAAAAGGAACTTGAAAAAGCGCTTGAACAAGAAAAGAAAATAGCAAGAACACAGACGCAGAGAATTTATAAAGAAGAAAAGATCTCGCAGAAAGTTTTAATACCTGAAAAGATTAAGTCCATTCCACCTCAGTTTTATAATATTGAAAAGGAAATAATCAAACTTTTATTTGAAAATGATTCGGTGATAATAGAACTGATATTGGAACACATTGATGTGGAAGAATTAGAACTTGAAATTCACAGAATAGTTTTCGAGAAGATAAAAGATTACTTTAGTAAGGAAGCCAACTCAAATCCTGCTGATTTAATTTCTTTGTTTGATGATGAAATACAATCTTACCTCCGTGAAATTACTATCGAGCAGCACACTATAAGTCACGCCTGGTTTGAAAAGCATCCATCAATCAACTCCGAAAATAATCTTTACAGATATACTGCAGATTTGTTAACAAAATTCAGGCAATTACATATTGACATTAAAATTTCTGAAAATCAGAAAGCAATTGCAAATGCTGACAGTGAAGAAATCGCCTTGAATTTGATGAGAGAAAATCTGGAACTGGAAAAAAAGAAAAGGGAAGTTAAAATCACTATTCCCGGACAAAAATTATAAGCGTTTGTTAGCTTCTTAAAAAATTTTTATTATTTTACAGCCGCACATTTTCTGTTGAGGGTTATGTCGGGGAATTTCGGACCTTCTTTACTATTACAGATTGAGGATGAGTTAAAAAAAATTCATCATCTATCTTCAGAATACTACTCCAACAAATTAAAATTGTGGCTTTACCTTCCTGTATTTGAAAAAATCCTATCTTCTGATAATCAAAATGTTATTGAAGCTTATACAACCGAACTATCATTTGATTTTATCAATTCAATAATTAACTCTTCACTTGAAGGATTCACTCCGAAATATTTAGATCGCATTGAATTTATTCTGAGCATTTTGAATTCATTACCGTATCTCACTTCTTTAAATCTGCAAATTGAAAAAGCAATCAAAAAAGTTTCTGATTGGAATGATAAATTAAACAACGCATTAAATGGTAAAGAAATAATTTCCGATGATAAAAATTTAATTATTCCTTTGCTTGAGAGTTATAATCACGATGAAACTGTTTTCGGTTTACTTGAGACCATCACTGTTAAAATAAACAAGAGCAAAAATTCCGATAACTTTCTGATTGTACCCAGTGAGAAAGAACTTGAGCAATTGCTTGAAGAACAGATTAAAGTTTCTTGGATGAATGCAAAAAATTATGTAAAAGATTTTATCAGAAATTTGGATAATTATCACGAAGTCATAATTCATTTTAATAAACGAACAGGATTTTGTCGTGGCAATTCTTTGGGCGCAGCATTAACAATAAAGTTTATAGAAGAGTTACTTAACTATTACAACGCAAAATATCTTGTTGAAAGTGTTCAGGGAATTGCAATTACCGGAAGGCTTTCGGAGGATGGAAAAATCTTATCCGTTGGTAATGATATTATAAGTCGTAAAACAGAATTAATATTTTATTCTGATGTAAGTCATTTTGTAATTCCAAAACAAGATGAAGCATCTGCAAAAGGGAAGCTCGAAGAATTAAAGTCTGAATATCCGGATAGAAATCTAAAAATAGTTGCTGTTGAAGATCTTGAGGATTTACTCAGCAGAAGAAATGTAGTGACAATTAAAAAACAGAATCCTGTTGTAAGAGCCAAAAAGTTTGCACGAAAAAACATTTACACAACAATTATTGTCCTATTGCTAACTGTATTGTTCACAGCACTTCTGACAATTGACTTTGATGACAATCCTGCACTAGTAACATTAGATGGACAAAAAGCACATATAAAAAACAAAAATGGAAAAGTTCTATGGCAAATTGATTATCCTTTCGATACCAGGAATTTGGGTGATCCAAGAGCTGTAAAAGCATTCTTCAAAATCTGCGATATTAATAATGATGGTTCAAACGAAGTCATTTTTGTAAAAAACAGGTTAAAAGATGGTTTTATTTACAGTGAGATAGGAACAATTTTATGTGTTGATAAAAATCAAAACTTAATATGGGAATTTAATTTTCAGGATACGGTCTATTCCGAAAGAGAAGATTTGCCGCCGATTTATTCTCTATATTTTATAGACACCACCTCATATAAGGGTGAAAAGATTTTATTATTTTGGGCAAATAACGGACCTTCATTCAGTTCAGCTATCTCAGGAATAAATTTGCAAACTGGAAAAAGAATTAAAGAAACATTTTGGGGATCAGGACACACTTATGGAGGATTAGTACTCGATGCTGATCGTGATGGGGCACAAGAAATTATTGCCTGTGGATTAGATAATGGATATGAAGATGCTGTTTTCTGGATATTAAGGTTAAATGACCTTGATGGTTACAGGCCTACCAAACAGGAATATATTATTAAAGACAAAAAAGAAGCTAATCTCGTTGCATATTTAAGGATTCCTAAAAATGATTTTGATATATTGGTTGGACATCGAACGACGGGGATCGTATTTTTTGATCTATCCTACAAGCAGGAAATGAAAAAATTTTCCTTTACATTATTTAATTTTAAAACAACGCACATAGAATTCTCAGCCAAAATCTACACAGTGGCTTATGAAATTGATACCAATTATACGGTATCAGATGTTATAATTGGAAGCAATTTCAGAGTTATCAGAGATTCTCTTGTTGCACACGGCAATTTAAATCCGCCCTTTACAGACACTAAAGAGTATAAAAAAATTTTAATAAGCAATGTGCTATACTGGAAAGATGGAAAATGGTTGAGAAAAGAAGAATTTTTAAATTAAAAAAAGCCGCCTTTCAGCGGCTTTCAATCCCCCAAGCAAATTCATATTCAGGGACAGAGGTGCTTCTATGATGATATATAAAAAAATTTTTGGCCGTTTCGGAAAATTTCAAAATTATTTTTTATGTTTGAGCTAAATGAAATCCGGTATTGAAATATTACCCTTACTTCAATCTCTTGATTGTTCTGCTTCAAGAAACAAATTAATCGAAGTTTCCTTTAAAATTGCTGTTCATTATATAAGGTTAAATCATCGTCGTGTTAGAAAAGTTCTCCTTTCGGAGGAAATTACAGCTGATGAGCTTGCGCTTGAAGCAATCGCTTCTTTATTTGGGACTGACGAGCAAAATAATTTTTGTGTTTTACAGGACTCGTTGAAAAAATGGCAGCCAGCAGTGGATAATGAGCACGAGGCACAGAGGTTTCTTAATAATATTATTCGTTCCAAAGTTAATCAGCATATTGCCAAACTTCTTCGCGAAGCTGATCCATTTTTTTCTAAACTTCTGGATAAAGTTAATTATCAAATAAAGAAAAATTCGTTTAGAAAAATTCACTATCTGGGATGTGTTTATATTGTTCCTGATAATTCAGAAGAAATAAGTGGAAAAATTATACCGGAGCAGGAATTTAATCAGCTTCCAATAGAACTGTTTAAGTACGGTGAAAATTTTATTCAAAAAATCTTTAATTATCTTAATGCCGAAACATCATTTGCTTCCGCAATTCCTTTAAACTTATTGATATTTAAACTTAAAGAAACGGATACTACATTTTTTGCAGTTCAGGAATCAACATCATTGCAAATTGAAGAAAAAGATATGGATTATTTAGTTGATCTTGCAATTAAGAGAACTTTGGAGAAGCTGAATAAAACTTATATTCAAAAAGGTAAGTTAAGAAATAATGAATTATCGGTTTTTGAGAAAACACTTATTGATATTGCAGTTGATTTAAAAAACGGCGGAGTTAATCCGGGTTTGCATAAATATTTTTTATTGAACTACGCTAATCTTACTTTTGAAGAGTATAAACTTCGCTACCAGAATATTCTCGAATATCTTTTCAAACTACTTAAACAATACATTGTTGAGGAATTAGACCATTAATTTCTACCCGGTTCATTTTCCGAAAAAGCAAAAATTTTAACTATATATACAGTATAAAATGAGGATTATAAATTGCGAGAACATATAACAGAAAAAGATTTATTTGATTTTGTTTTCTTTCCGACACTGTTATCAAAGGAAAAAATTTCATATTTGGAAAATTCTGAAGACTTTAAAGAAGAAATAGAATTTTTTACTGACTTGAAATATTCTTTACAATTAGAATTAACTCCCGAACAAAAACAATTAATTGCAGAAAAGATTCCAGCTTATAACCCGGTTAATATTATTAAGCTTTATCCTGTTGAGCAGGCGAAGAAACGCAAAGTAAATGGATTAATACTTGCCGCTGCTTCCGAAAACATCAACAAACCAACTGTTACATCCCGAACTTTTTATGATGATAATAAAACTTACATCATAAAAATATTAAACTATGAAAACTCCTCTAAGATTTTTGTGTTTTCAACTCAATATGAGGTAATTAAAAATTTTGATTTGATTATCTCTCCACAGAATTTAAGATATCATATCGATGATAATACAATTCCTCTTGAGCTTGACTTTAATGTTAATCCCGAGTCGGTTACACTAGAGTTCAATCTTATTAAACAATCCTGAAATTCATTTCATCAAGTTTAAGCGTTTGATTAACTTCGCAAAGGATTTAATCTAACTTAATAAACTTGTCAAATTCAGAAATTAAATATCGTCAGGCGAAAACCGGAAAATTAATGATAGAAATTCTTCCGGACAGATGTGACTTTTGTGGTTGCTGTGTTGGAGTATGTCCGGAGGATGCAATTGAATTGAAAGAAGCAGAAATATTTATTATCGATCCACGCTGTACTAATTGTGCAAAGTGTGTTTGGTCTTGCCCGATTGAAGTGATTAAATTTAATAAGGACGGAGTTGCTTTAAAATAATATTAAGTCTGAGATTTCAAGTAAGCAGTAGGCAAAAGCCAGTAGGCAAATGATAATAAATCGGTTTTATAATTTTACTAAATAGATGAAGGGAAAATTTTATGAAACAGTCTTTCAGGGATTTAACTGTTTATAAAAAGGCATTCGATATGGCAATGAAAATATTTCATTGCTCAAAAACTTTCCCAAAAGAAGAAATATATTCTTTAACAGATCAAGTCAGAAGATCATCCCGATCGGTGTGTACATCTATTGCGGAGGCATATAGGAAAAGAAAATATGAATCTTATTTTATATCTAAAACCTCCGATGCTGATATGGAAAACTCTGAAACTCAGGTTTGGCTACAATTTGCATTAGAATGCAATTACATAAAAAAGGATGTTTATGAAGAATTGATGGCTCTTTCAGAAGAAATTGGAAAATTATTAAATCATATGATTGAAAATCCGCAAAGTTATTTGAGAAATGCTGATAAACTTTAAAATATTTGCCTATTGCTTACAGCTTATTGCCTATTAACAATTTTATAGTTGAAGTAGTGAATAAAGAGTACGACATAATAGTAGTCGGTGCTGGACCGGCTGGAAGTATGGCTGCAAGATTTGCTGCAGAACGGGGAGTTTCCGTACTGATGCTTGAGAAAGACAGAGATGTTGGTTATCCTGTCCGATGTGGTGAAGCAATAAGTAAAGCGGGAGTTGAAGAATTTATCGCAAGTGATGATAAATGGATTGCGGCACGAATTAGTAAGTTCTCATTTAATGCACCTGATGGAACAGAAGTAATAATTGAATTTGGTGAAGCAGGTTATGTACTCGAAAGAAGAATTTTTGATTATGAACTTGCAAGAACTGCTGCTGAAGCCGGAGCTGAAATAGTAACACGTGCTTATGTAAATGGACTGTTTTTCGATAGCGATGGAAAAGTTAACGGAGTTAAGTATGAATTCAACGGTGAGCAAAAAGAAATTAAATCCAAAGTTGTAATTGCTGCTGATGGTGTTGAATCGAGAGTCGGTAGATGGGCAGGACTTAAAACTCATATTGATTTCCGTGATATGGAAAGTGCGGTTCAAATAACTGCTGCAAATATACCTGTGGATCAAAACACGCTTTACTTTTATTTTGGAAAAGATGTTGCACCTAACGGATACTTCTGGATTTTTCCTAAAGGTCATAATAAAGCAAATATTGGTTTGGGAGTAAGTGGAATAATCGGTAAGAAAAAATCAGCACAATCTTTTCTTGATGATTTTATGAATAAACATTATCCAAATGCTCCTGTTCTGACTAAAATAGCTGGCGGAGTGCCTTGTTCAATTACGCTTGAAAAAATTTCTGCACCAGGAATAATGCTTGTTGGTGATGCTGCCAGACAGGTTAATCCGTTAAGTGGTGGTGGAATTGCAAGCGGAATGATTGGTGGCTCAATTGCAGGAAGAATAGCTGCTGAAGCAGTTAAGATGAATAAGCCTGATCATATCTTAACTTATGATAAAGCTTGGCACGACAGACTCGGTAAACGACATGAAACTTTTAACAGAATAAAAGAAGGCATTTATAATTTTTCCGATGAAAAGTTCAATAGCATTGCTCATTCTGTACTTAAAATTCCGGTTGAGAAGAGAACACTGGGAAAAGTTTTTACGACAGCGCTAATGAATAATCCATCACTGCTTGTTGACATTGCTAAAGTGTTTGTTGTGTGAAGTTATTTGTACGCAGATTAATATGATTTGTGGGAATCATAATTAATCATAAAAATCTGCGTACTATTTTGACATTAAAACTCAGCACTAATTCCTATTGAAGGTAAAATTCCAATGGAAGCTGATTCATCAATTCGTTGTTCTCGTCTGTCCCAACGAATTCCGCTCGGATTTTTTCTGTTGTAGACATTCTGAACATCAATGTAAGTAATTAATGTCCAACCACTGAAGAACCATCTTTTATCAACTCTTATATCAAGACTATGAGCTGACTTTAATCTTCTGCTGTTGTAATCAGAAACTAACTGGCTGCCATCAAGTTGATACGGTGTATAAGGTCTTCCGGAAGCAAAACGGAATTTTGTACTAACTTCCCAATACTTATCAATCTTATAACCACCGCTTAAATTGAAAATCCAGTTTTGATCATAAGTTCCGTCTCTTTCAATTCCATCTAAAGATGTAAAATCAGTTTTGCTGTAGGTTAAACTTAAAATTCCATAGTAAGGGGTGTTAGAAAGTTTTTTCTGCACAGATAATTCAACCCCGCGAGATTTACCATAACCATTACTTACCAAGGGTTCCAATCCGAATGAAGAAAAATTATCATCACTTCCTGAAAAACCAGCGCCGGTATTTGCTAATACAAGGTATGGTCTCACAAGACTTGTCGGATAATCAGAATAATCTTTATAAAATCCTTCAACTTTAAGAAGAGCATCTTCATTTAACTGATGATCAAAACCAAGTACATATTGGTTCACTCTTACATTTTTAAGTTCGCGGTTTTTTTCATCTGCAATCAACCAGATGTATGACGGAGTTTGATAATATATGCCTGTGCTGAAATTCAGGTTTGTGATAGGTGTTAGCATATAAGAAGCAGAAAATCTTGGACTGAAATAAAATTTGTTTTTTATCGCATTAAAGTAATCTGCTCTTACTCCGAGATTAGTTGTGAGTCTTTTCATCAATAGAAAATTAAAATTAAGATAAGATGCACCTTTGAAGAAATTTTCTGACTTGCTAAGTGAAGTAATTGGTAATGAATCACCAAATGAAGTAATGAATGTTGGGAAAAGTATATCAGCATCAAACTCAATCAGCTTGGCAGTTACACCAAAATTCATTTCAGTAACGGAAGAAAATTTATGAACGACATCTAATCTTAGATTATTTTCTTCCTCCTTGGATTTGTTCTTAAATATCGGATTTAACAATGAATCACTCTGTTGTGTGTCGTAGTCCGTATAATTTCTGCCTATTGATAAATTCATAAAGCCATTGCTGAAAAGTCGCTGATAACTGAATCCGGTAAAATATTGTATTTGATCACTGCCTAATATTCTGGAATTGTCATA
This genomic window contains:
- the dnaG gene encoding DNA primase, with protein sequence MRISESKIEEIRNAANIVDVVSEYVQLRKRGRNYIGLCPFHSEKTPSFTVSDEKQIYHCFGCHNGGNVFKFLMEYKKISFVEAVQELAEQLGIELNYDDSIPEGQSEQEILFDINTEVARYFSNNLLNDDEGQIARDYFQKRNIKVQTMRAFGLGYALNGWENLVSFLKQKNIDLEKALQLGLIGRNKDGRVYDKLAGRIIFPIFSPNGRVVAFAGRKLREDDTGAKYINSPESIIYVKGRVLYGLSFAKDEIRKLDKAIIVEGYMDLISLYQAGIKNVVAVSGTALTDEQAQLLSRYTKNVVLLFDADTAGIAASMRSIEILLRKDFDVKIATLPSGEDPDSFVNKYGKEEFEETIKRAENFLEYQTAYYEKQGMFDDPTKAAEAIRDLVKPIAIIDDELKRNLLIKTISKKFNLREKLLEKELEKALEQEKKIARTQTQRIYKEEKISQKVLIPEKIKSIPPQFYNIEKEIIKLLFENDSVIIELILEHIDVEELELEIHRIVFEKIKDYFSKEANSNPADLISLFDDEIQSYLREITIEQHTISHAWFEKHPSINSENNLYRYTADLLTKFRQLHIDIKISENQKAIANADSEEIALNLMRENLELEKKKREVKITIPGQKL
- a CDS encoding 4Fe-4S binding protein, whose product is MIEILPDRCDFCGCCVGVCPEDAIELKEAEIFIIDPRCTNCAKCVWSCPIEVIKFNKDGVALK
- a CDS encoding four helix bundle protein, producing the protein MKQSFRDLTVYKKAFDMAMKIFHCSKTFPKEEIYSLTDQVRRSSRSVCTSIAEAYRKRKYESYFISKTSDADMENSETQVWLQFALECNYIKKDVYEELMALSEEIGKLLNHMIENPQSYLRNADKL
- a CDS encoding NAD(P)/FAD-dependent oxidoreductase; this translates as MNKEYDIIVVGAGPAGSMAARFAAERGVSVLMLEKDRDVGYPVRCGEAISKAGVEEFIASDDKWIAARISKFSFNAPDGTEVIIEFGEAGYVLERRIFDYELARTAAEAGAEIVTRAYVNGLFFDSDGKVNGVKYEFNGEQKEIKSKVVIAADGVESRVGRWAGLKTHIDFRDMESAVQITAANIPVDQNTLYFYFGKDVAPNGYFWIFPKGHNKANIGLGVSGIIGKKKSAQSFLDDFMNKHYPNAPVLTKIAGGVPCSITLEKISAPGIMLVGDAARQVNPLSGGGIASGMIGGSIAGRIAAEAVKMNKPDHILTYDKAWHDRLGKRHETFNRIKEGIYNFSDEKFNSIAHSVLKIPVEKRTLGKVFTTALMNNPSLLVDIAKVFVV
- a CDS encoding TonB-dependent receptor; the encoded protein is MKYIKIYLVILLSSANIFAQNGSGEIVGSVIDAVTRQPLIGANVIILGTNFGAATDINGKYSIKNVPAEMYQLRASVIGYNNRVKTDVMVQPGKQTQVDFELSPQAIEIENVVVTADYFGKNILEPTSVRNFSYEELRRSPGGFEDVIRALSVLPGVAQADAGRNDLIVRGGAPSENLYLVDGIEVPNINHFGTQGATGGPLSYINLDFVKETSFSTGGFPVLYGDKLSSVLKINLRNGRTDRIGGKATISASQFGLNAEGPLFNDKSSFIFSARRSYLDFIFKSAGFSFVPEYYDVLTKADYKLDNTNSFSFLFVSAFNNVNFFNDDADKRYDNSRILGSDQIQYFTGFSYQRLFSNGFMNLSIGRNYTDYDTQQSDSLLNPIFKNKSKEEENNLRLDVVHKFSSVTEMNFGVTAKLIEFDADILFPTFITSFGDSLPITSLSKSENFFKGASYLNFNFLLMKRLTTNLGVRADYFNAIKNKFYFSPRFSASYMLTPITNLNFSTGIYYQTPSYIWLIADEKNRELKNVRVNQYVLGFDHQLNEDALLKVEGFYKDYSDYPTSLVRPYLVLANTGAGFSGSDDNFSSFGLEPLVSNGYGKSRGVELSVQKKLSNTPYYGILSLTYSKTDFTSLDGIERDGTYDQNWIFNLSGGYKIDKYWEVSTKFRFASGRPYTPYQLDGSQLVSDYNSRRLKSAHSLDIRVDKRWFFSGWTLITYIDVQNVYNRKNPSGIRWDRREQRIDESASIGILPSIGISAEF